One bacterium genomic window carries:
- a CDS encoding Hpt domain-containing protein, with the protein MENPIASSIQHVNRARLDEIGMGDPAFTAEIIEIMLEDGATRVKNIRAACNSGFFEEAGKLAHSLKGAALNVGASELANLCAVIDETVRKRGLPCPDELVGSIEKEFTIVADELNKIKCELSA; encoded by the coding sequence ATGGAAAATCCTATAGCAAGTTCAATCCAGCATGTCAACCGGGCGAGGCTCGACGAGATTGGCATGGGCGATCCGGCATTCACCGCGGAAATCATCGAGATTATGCTTGAAGACGGCGCAACACGCGTCAAGAATATCCGCGCTGCATGCAATTCCGGCTTTTTCGAAGAGGCAGGGAAGCTGGCACATTCACTGAAAGGTGCTGCTCTTAATGTTGGTGCATCGGAACTTGCGAATCTGTGTGCCGTTATCGATGAAACCGTGCGCAAACGTGGCCTGCCGTGTCCGGACGAGCTTGTCGGTAGTATTGAAAAGGAGTTCACAATCGTGGCCGACGAACTGAACAAAATCAAATGTGAATTGAGTGCATGA